One stretch of Pseudomonas azotoformans DNA includes these proteins:
- a CDS encoding cysteine hydrolase family protein has protein sequence MAKQALILIDIQNDYFPQGKWPLDGVDAAADKAAQVLQAFRKTGDAVIHVRHEFTSDDAPFFTPGSKGAHLHGKVLNEGNEPVVLKHFVNAFRETNLRALLEQRSITDLVVVGSMSHMCIDAVVRAAADLGYRVTVIHDACATRDLEFNGQVIPAAQVHGAYMASLAFGYAGVVSADEYLKAQAAAA, from the coding sequence ATGGCCAAGCAAGCGCTCATCCTAATCGATATCCAGAACGACTACTTCCCCCAGGGCAAGTGGCCACTTGACGGCGTTGACGCCGCGGCGGACAAGGCTGCGCAGGTGCTGCAAGCGTTTCGCAAGACGGGTGATGCGGTGATTCATGTACGTCATGAGTTCACCTCCGATGACGCGCCATTCTTCACGCCGGGCTCCAAGGGCGCGCACCTGCATGGCAAAGTGCTGAACGAGGGCAATGAGCCAGTGGTGCTCAAGCATTTCGTGAATGCGTTCCGCGAGACCAACCTGCGTGCCCTGCTGGAACAGCGCAGCATCACGGACCTGGTGGTGGTCGGCAGCATGAGCCATATGTGCATCGACGCGGTGGTGCGGGCGGCGGCGGACCTGGGCTACAGGGTTACAGTGATTCATGACGCCTGTGCGACTCGGGACCTGGAATTCAATGGGCAGGTGATCCCGGCGGCGCAGGTGCATGGCGCCTACATGGCGTCGCTTGCGTTTGGTTATGCGGGTGTGGTGTCTGCGGATGAATACCTGAAGGCGCAAGCAGCGGCGGCATGA
- the tam gene encoding trans-aconitate 2-methyltransferase, whose protein sequence is MTWSAKQYTMFEQQRTRPVRDLVAAIPNTDVRTAVDLGCGPGNSTEVLAERFPQAHVTGMDSSDDMLADARKRLPALNFELADIGAWKPAQAFDVILANASLQWLPDHATLYPHLVHQLTPGGTLAVQTPDNLDEPAHRLAREVAADGPWSKKIGAVKHNERHAASYYYELLSQHCSTVDVWRTTYLHPLADHAAVVEWFKASALRPFLAPLTGDEKAAFLQEYQARITQAYPALADGTVLLPFPRLFIIATR, encoded by the coding sequence ATGACCTGGTCAGCCAAGCAGTACACGATGTTTGAACAGCAGCGCACCCGTCCCGTTCGCGACCTGGTTGCGGCCATTCCAAACACTGACGTCCGCACCGCCGTGGACCTGGGCTGCGGCCCCGGCAACTCCACCGAAGTGCTGGCCGAGCGCTTTCCTCAAGCCCATGTCACCGGCATGGACAGCTCCGATGACATGCTGGCCGACGCCCGTAAACGGCTGCCGGCGCTGAACTTCGAACTGGCGGATATCGGTGCCTGGAAGCCTGCGCAAGCCTTCGATGTGATCCTGGCCAACGCGTCCCTGCAATGGCTGCCGGACCACGCCACGCTGTACCCGCACCTGGTTCACCAACTGACCCCTGGCGGTACGCTGGCGGTACAAACCCCGGACAATCTTGATGAGCCCGCCCATCGGCTGGCCCGCGAAGTCGCCGCCGATGGCCCCTGGTCTAAAAAAATCGGCGCGGTCAAACACAATGAGCGCCACGCCGCGAGTTACTACTACGAGCTGCTGAGTCAGCACTGCAGCACCGTCGATGTGTGGCGCACCACCTATCTCCACCCGCTGGCGGATCACGCGGCAGTGGTGGAGTGGTTCAAAGCCTCGGCGCTGAGACCCTTTCTCGCACCGTTGACTGGCGATGAAAAAGCCGCGTTCCTACAGGAATACCAGGCGCGGATCACCCAGGCTTACCCAGCCTTGGCCGATGGCACCGTGCTGCTGCCGTTTCCGCGCCTGTTCATCATCGCGACCCGCTGA
- a CDS encoding LysR family transcriptional regulator: MLELRQLKAFIAIAEEGYITRAAERLGMQQPPLTRMLQSLEAELGVVLMERLPRGVRPTTAGLALLDEARQILAQADGIAELVRRAARGERGRLAIGFTSSAALHPFVPSVLRRFRETFVGVTVVLEEAGTGELLDALMHEKLDAAFIRSPLSGTQSLQDEPILVEPMLLALPTEHPLAINWGSPLPLAALATESFVLYRRRVGLGLYDAILVACREAGFSPKVVQEAPRMTATLSLVAAGLGVSIVPASMQRLRGDGIVYRELTECRSLVAPLHLATRIDDGSAVLQRFKEMVVTAASTEADHG; this comes from the coding sequence ATGCTGGAACTTCGCCAACTCAAGGCCTTCATTGCCATTGCCGAAGAAGGCTATATCACCCGTGCCGCCGAACGCTTAGGCATGCAGCAGCCACCGTTGACGCGGATGTTGCAAAGTCTTGAGGCCGAATTGGGGGTGGTCTTGATGGAGCGTTTGCCCCGTGGCGTACGCCCCACTACAGCCGGGCTCGCGTTACTGGACGAAGCGCGGCAGATTCTCGCCCAGGCAGACGGAATTGCAGAGTTGGTGCGCCGCGCCGCACGCGGTGAGCGTGGGCGCCTGGCGATCGGGTTTACCAGCTCGGCGGCGCTGCATCCCTTTGTGCCGAGTGTATTGCGGCGGTTTCGCGAAACCTTTGTTGGCGTGACAGTGGTGCTGGAGGAAGCCGGGACCGGCGAACTGCTGGACGCGTTAATGCACGAGAAGCTCGATGCGGCGTTTATCCGCTCGCCCCTTAGCGGGACGCAATCACTGCAGGACGAACCTATCCTGGTGGAACCCATGTTACTGGCGCTACCGACGGAGCATCCCTTGGCAATCAACTGGGGATCTCCCCTGCCCTTGGCAGCGCTGGCGACGGAATCTTTCGTGCTGTATCGGCGGCGCGTGGGATTGGGCTTGTACGACGCGATTCTGGTGGCCTGCCGTGAGGCAGGGTTCAGCCCAAAGGTGGTCCAGGAAGCCCCGCGCATGACCGCGACCCTGAGCCTGGTGGCGGCGGGGCTTGGGGTGTCTATCGTCCCGGCGTCGATGCAGCGCCTGCGCGGGGACGGCATCGTTTATCGGGAACTGACGGAGTGTCGCAGCCTGGTGGCGCCGTTGCATTTGGCGACGCGGATAGATGATGGTTCGGCGGTGTTGCAGCGGTTCAAGGAGATGGTTGTCACCGCCGCGTCGACTGAAGCTGATCACGGGTAA
- a CDS encoding single-stranded DNA-binding protein, translating to MARGVNKVILVGTCGQDPEVRYLPNGNAVTNLSLATSEQWTDKQTGQKVEKTEWHRVSMFGKVAEIAGEYLRKGSQVYIEGKLQTREWEKDGIKRYTTEIVVDMQGTMQLLGGRPQGDQQGQGGMSNSAPRPQQSRPQPSQQPQRESRPAPQQAAPQPAPDFDSFDDDIPF from the coding sequence ATGGCCCGTGGGGTTAACAAAGTCATATTGGTCGGTACGTGCGGCCAGGATCCCGAAGTTCGCTACTTGCCTAACGGTAACGCCGTGACCAACCTGAGTCTGGCGACCAGCGAACAGTGGACCGACAAGCAGACCGGCCAGAAGGTCGAGAAAACCGAATGGCACCGTGTGTCGATGTTCGGCAAGGTCGCAGAGATCGCCGGCGAGTACCTGCGCAAAGGTTCGCAGGTCTACATCGAAGGCAAGCTGCAGACCCGCGAGTGGGAAAAAGACGGCATCAAACGTTACACCACTGAAATCGTGGTCGACATGCAAGGCACCATGCAGCTGCTGGGCGGCCGTCCACAGGGCGACCAACAGGGCCAGGGCGGCATGTCCAACTCGGCACCGCGTCCACAGCAGTCGCGTCCGCAGCCAAGCCAGCAGCCGCAGCGTGAGTCGCGCCCAGCGCCACAACAGGCCGCGCCGCAGCCCGCTCCGGATTTCGACAGCTTTGATGACGATATCCCGTTCTGA
- a CDS encoding MFS transporter: MHDPHSERMSSGETRAASGLALVFAFRMLGMFMVLPVLATYGMDLAGATPALIGLAIGAYGLTQAIFQIPFGIISDRIGRRPVIYLGLIVFALGSVLAAQADSIWGVIAGRILQGAGAISAAVMALLSDLTREQHRTKAMAMIGMTIGLSFAVAMVVGPLLTRAFGLHGLFLATGGMALFGIVIVAFMVPRSTGTLQHRESGVARKALLPTLKHPDLLRLDLGIFVLHAMLMCSFVALPLALVEKAGLPKEQHWWVYLTALLISFFAMIPFIIYGEKKRKMKRVLLGAVATLMLTELFFWQFGDSLRALVIGTVVFFTAFNLLEASLPSLISKVSPAGGKGTAMGVYSTSQFLGSALGGIMGGWMFQHGGLSVVFLGCAGLAALWLAFAVTMREPPYVTSLRLPLSPEAIREAGLVERLKAVTGVTDAVVVAEEAAIYIKLDTELLDRATLEQLVNPVSTARPA, from the coding sequence ATGCACGATCCCCACAGCGAACGCATGAGTAGCGGCGAGACCCGAGCGGCAAGCGGTCTGGCCCTGGTGTTCGCCTTCCGTATGCTGGGCATGTTTATGGTGTTGCCGGTGCTGGCGACCTATGGCATGGATCTCGCTGGCGCGACCCCTGCATTGATCGGTCTGGCCATTGGTGCCTATGGCCTGACCCAGGCGATTTTTCAGATACCGTTCGGGATCATTTCCGACCGCATTGGTCGCCGCCCGGTGATCTACCTGGGGCTGATCGTGTTTGCCCTCGGGAGCGTGCTCGCGGCTCAAGCCGATTCCATCTGGGGCGTGATCGCCGGGCGTATCCTCCAAGGCGCCGGCGCGATTTCTGCTGCGGTCATGGCGTTGCTGTCGGACCTGACCCGCGAACAACACCGCACCAAGGCCATGGCCATGATCGGCATGACCATCGGCCTGTCGTTTGCCGTGGCCATGGTGGTCGGCCCCTTGCTGACCCGCGCGTTCGGGCTGCACGGGCTGTTTCTCGCCACCGGCGGCATGGCGCTGTTCGGCATCGTGATCGTGGCCTTTATGGTGCCGCGTTCCACCGGCACGTTGCAGCACCGTGAGTCCGGCGTTGCGCGCAAAGCCTTGTTGCCGACGCTCAAGCACCCGGACCTGCTGCGCCTGGATTTAGGTATCTTTGTATTGCACGCCATGCTGATGTGCAGCTTTGTTGCGTTGCCCCTCGCGCTGGTGGAAAAAGCCGGCCTGCCGAAGGAACAGCACTGGTGGGTCTACCTCACAGCGTTGCTGATTTCGTTCTTCGCCATGATCCCGTTCATCATCTACGGCGAGAAGAAACGCAAAATGAAACGAGTTTTGCTCGGCGCCGTCGCGACGCTGATGCTCACTGAGCTATTCTTCTGGCAGTTCGGCGACAGCCTGCGGGCGCTGGTAATCGGCACGGTGGTGTTCTTCACCGCGTTCAACCTGCTGGAGGCATCGTTGCCTTCGCTGATCAGTAAAGTTTCACCGGCCGGCGGCAAAGGGACGGCGATGGGGGTGTATTCCACCAGCCAGTTCCTGGGTTCCGCACTGGGCGGCATCATGGGTGGCTGGATGTTCCAGCATGGCGGTTTGTCGGTTGTGTTCCTTGGATGCGCAGGTCTGGCTGCCCTCTGGCTGGCCTTTGCTGTTACCATGCGCGAACCTCCCTATGTGACGAGTCTGCGTTTGCCGTTATCGCCCGAAGCGATCCGCGAAGCCGGTCTGGTCGAGCGCCTCAAGGCCGTTACTGGGGTTACCGATGCCGTGGTTGTTGCTGAAGAAGCCGCCATCTACATCAAATTGGACACCGAATTATTGGATCGCGCGACGCTCGAGCAACTGGTCAATCCAGTGTCGACAGCGCGCCCAGCCTAG
- the uvrA gene encoding excinuclease ABC subunit UvrA: MDKILIRGARTHNLKNIDLTLPRDKLIVITGLSGSGKSSLAFDTLYAEGQRRYVESLSAYARQFLSMMEKPDVDTIEGLSPAISIEQKSTSHNPRSTVGTITEIYDYLRLLYARVGIPRCPDHDIPLEAQTVSQMVDLVLAQPEGAKLMLLAPVIRERKGEHLSVFEELRAQGFVRARINGKLYELDEAPKLDKQKKHSIDVVVDRFKVRADLQQRLAESFETALKLADGIALVAPMDDEPGEEIIFSARFACPICGHAISELEPKLFSFNNPAGACPTCDGLGVKQFFDIKRLVNGDLTLAEGAIRGWDRRNVYYFQMLGSLAAHYKFSLEVPFNQLPADQQKVILHGSGSQNVDFKYLNDRGDIVKRSHPFEGIVPNLERRYRETESASVREELAKFLSTQPCPDCRGTRLRREARHVWVGEKTLPAVTNLPIGDACEYFGVLKLTGRRGEIADKILKEIRERLQFLVDVGLDYLSLDRSADTLSGGEAQRIRLASQIGAGLVGVLYILDEPSIGLHQRDNDRLLGTLKHLRDIGNTVIVVEHDEDAIRLADYVVDIGPGAGVHGGHIVAEGTPAEVMAHPDSLTGKYLSGRVKIEVPAKRTPRNKKLALHLKGARGNNLRNVDLEIPLGLLTCVTGVSGSGKSTLINNTLFPLSATALNGATTLEAAAHDSIKGLEHLDKVVDIDQSPIGRTPRSNPATYTGLFTPIRELFAGVPESRSRGYGPGRFSFNVKGGRCEACQGDGLIKVEMHFLPDIYVPCDVCKSKRYNRETLEIKYKGKSIHETLEMTIEEAREFFDAVPALARKLQTLMDVGLSYIKLGQSATTLSGGEAQRVKLSRELSKRDTGKTLYILDEPTTGLHFADIQQLLDVLHRLRDHGNTVVVIEHNLDVIKTADWLVDLGPEGGSKGGQIIAVGTPEQVSEMPQSHTGYYLKPLLERDRA, encoded by the coding sequence TTGGACAAGATCCTGATTCGTGGGGCTAGAACCCACAACCTGAAAAACATCGACCTGACCCTGCCCCGGGACAAACTGATCGTCATCACCGGCTTGTCCGGGTCCGGCAAATCGTCGCTGGCGTTCGACACACTGTATGCCGAAGGCCAGCGCCGCTATGTGGAATCGCTGTCGGCCTATGCCCGGCAGTTCCTGTCGATGATGGAAAAGCCCGATGTCGACACCATTGAAGGTCTGTCGCCGGCGATCTCCATCGAGCAGAAGTCGACTTCTCATAACCCGCGTTCCACCGTGGGCACCATCACCGAAATCTACGACTACCTGCGCCTGCTGTATGCACGCGTGGGTATTCCGCGTTGCCCGGACCACGACATTCCCCTGGAAGCCCAGACCGTCAGCCAGATGGTCGACCTGGTACTGGCCCAGCCGGAAGGCGCCAAGCTGATGCTGCTGGCACCGGTGATCCGTGAGCGCAAGGGCGAACACCTTTCCGTCTTCGAAGAGCTGCGGGCGCAAGGTTTTGTGCGCGCGCGGATCAACGGCAAGCTGTATGAGCTGGACGAAGCGCCGAAGCTCGACAAGCAGAAGAAGCACTCTATCGATGTCGTGGTCGACCGCTTCAAGGTGCGCGCCGACCTGCAGCAGCGCCTGGCGGAATCCTTTGAAACCGCATTGAAACTGGCCGACGGTATTGCACTGGTGGCGCCGATGGACGACGAGCCGGGCGAAGAAATCATCTTCTCCGCGCGCTTTGCCTGCCCGATCTGCGGCCACGCCATCAGCGAACTGGAACCCAAGCTGTTTTCCTTCAACAACCCGGCCGGCGCCTGCCCGACCTGCGATGGCCTGGGCGTGAAGCAGTTCTTCGACATCAAGCGCCTGGTCAACGGTGACCTGACGCTGGCGGAGGGCGCCATACGCGGCTGGGACAGACGCAACGTCTATTACTTCCAGATGCTGGGGTCGTTGGCGGCACACTATAAATTCAGTCTGGAAGTGCCCTTCAACCAACTGCCGGCGGACCAGCAGAAGGTCATTCTTCACGGCAGCGGTTCGCAGAACGTCGACTTCAAGTACCTGAACGACCGTGGCGATATCGTCAAGCGCTCCCACCCGTTCGAAGGCATTGTGCCGAACCTTGAGCGCCGCTACCGCGAGACCGAATCGGCCAGCGTGCGCGAAGAGCTGGCGAAATTCCTCAGCACCCAGCCTTGCCCGGATTGCCGCGGCACTCGCCTGCGTCGTGAGGCGCGGCATGTCTGGGTGGGCGAGAAAACATTGCCGGCGGTGACCAATCTGCCGATCGGTGATGCCTGCGAGTACTTTGGCGTGCTCAAGCTGACCGGTCGCCGTGGGGAGATCGCCGACAAGATCCTCAAGGAAATCCGCGAGCGGCTGCAATTCCTGGTCGACGTTGGCCTGGATTACCTGTCGCTGGATCGCAGCGCCGATACCTTGTCTGGCGGCGAAGCACAGCGCATCCGCCTGGCCAGCCAGATTGGCGCCGGTCTCGTGGGGGTGTTGTACATTCTTGATGAGCCGTCGATTGGTTTGCATCAACGGGACAACGATCGCCTGCTCGGTACGTTGAAACACCTGAGGGATATCGGCAACACGGTGATCGTGGTCGAGCACGATGAAGACGCGATTCGCCTGGCGGATTACGTGGTTGATATCGGCCCGGGCGCGGGCGTGCATGGCGGACATATTGTCGCCGAGGGCACGCCTGCCGAAGTCATGGCGCACCCGGACTCGCTGACCGGCAAGTACCTGTCCGGCCGGGTGAAGATCGAAGTACCGGCAAAGCGTACGCCACGCAACAAGAAGCTGGCGCTGCACCTCAAAGGCGCGCGTGGTAATAACCTGCGCAATGTTGACCTGGAAATCCCGCTGGGCCTGCTGACCTGCGTGACCGGTGTTTCCGGCTCCGGCAAGTCGACGCTGATCAACAACACGCTGTTCCCCTTGAGTGCCACCGCCCTGAATGGCGCGACCACCCTGGAAGCGGCGGCCCATGACAGCATCAAGGGCCTGGAACACCTGGATAAGGTGGTCGATATCGACCAAAGCCCGATTGGCCGTACCCCACGCTCCAACCCGGCAACCTACACTGGACTGTTCACACCGATTCGTGAGCTGTTTGCGGGCGTACCGGAATCCCGCTCACGGGGCTACGGACCGGGCCGGTTCTCGTTCAACGTCAAGGGTGGCCGCTGTGAAGCGTGCCAGGGCGATGGCTTGATCAAGGTGGAGATGCACTTCCTCCCGGACATCTACGTGCCGTGCGATGTGTGCAAGAGCAAGCGCTATAACCGCGAAACGCTGGAGATCAAATACAAGGGCAAGAGCATCCACGAAACCCTCGAGATGACCATCGAGGAAGCGCGGGAGTTCTTCGACGCCGTTCCGGCACTGGCGCGCAAGCTGCAGACCCTGATGGATGTGGGCCTGTCGTATATCAAGCTGGGGCAGTCGGCGACCACGCTGTCCGGTGGTGAAGCGCAACGGGTGAAACTGTCCCGCGAGCTGTCAAAGCGCGATACCGGCAAGACCCTGTATATCCTTGATGAGCCGACCACCGGCCTGCACTTCGCGGATATCCAGCAACTGTTGGACGTGCTGCACCGCCTGCGCGACCACGGCAACACCGTGGTAGTGATCGAGCACAACCTTGACGTGATCAAGACCGCCGATTGGCTCGTAGACCTTGGGCCGGAAGGTGGTTCCAAGGGTGGCCAGATTATCGCTGTGGGCACGCCGGAACAGGTCTCCGAAATGCCGCAGTCGCACACTGGTTACTACTTGAAGCCGTTGCTGGAACGCGACCGGGCCTGA
- the bfr gene encoding bacterioferritin, whose product MQGHPDVIDYLNTLLTGELAARDQYFIHSRMYEDWGFTELYERINHEMEEEAQHADALMRRILMLEGTPRMRPDDLDVGTTVPDMLAADLRLEYKVRAALCKGIELCEQHSDFVTREILRVQLNDTEEDHTYWLEKQLGLIKLVGLENYLQSQF is encoded by the coding sequence ATGCAAGGTCACCCCGACGTAATCGATTACCTCAACACGTTGCTGACGGGCGAACTGGCGGCTCGTGACCAATATTTCATCCACTCGCGTATGTACGAAGACTGGGGCTTTACTGAGCTCTACGAGCGTATCAACCACGAAATGGAAGAAGAGGCACAGCACGCCGACGCACTGATGCGCCGTATCCTCATGCTCGAAGGCACGCCGCGTATGCGTCCCGATGACCTGGATGTGGGCACCACGGTCCCTGACATGCTCGCTGCCGACCTGCGCCTCGAGTACAAGGTCCGCGCCGCGCTTTGCAAAGGCATCGAGCTCTGTGAGCAGCACAGCGACTTTGTCACGCGGGAAATCCTGCGCGTGCAGTTGAATGACACCGAAGAAGATCACACCTACTGGCTGGAAAAGCAGTTGGGCCTGATCAAGCTGGTCGGCCTTGAGAATTACCTGCAATCGCAGTTCTGA
- a CDS encoding catalase — protein sequence MSQNKILTTASGAPVADNQNSRSAGPRGPLLLDDFHLIEKLAHFNRENIPERRVHAKGSGAYGTFTVTQDITQYTSAKLFESVGKQTPTFLRFSTVGGERGSADTERDPRGFALKFYTEEGNWDIVGNNTPVFFIRDPLKFPDFIHTQKRLPQSNLKSAQMMWDFWSHSPEALHQVTILFSDRGIPDGYRHMHGFGSHTYSLINAKGERHWVKWHYKTKQGIKNLAPAEAARLAGTDPDYAQRDLFGAIERGDFPKWRVCIQIMTEAQANAHYENPFDVTKTWSQKEFPLIEVGELELNRNPQNYFAEVEQAAFGPSNMVPGVGLSPDRMLQGRVFAYADAHRYRVGTNHQHLPVNAPRSPVNSYQRDGSMAFGSNGGAAPNYEPNSYSDAPKQAPQYAEPALALSGAADRYDHREDTDYYSHAGALFRLMSDEQKDLLTNNIAGAMGGVSTDVVQRQLQHFYKADPAYGEAIAKALGVSLN from the coding sequence ATGAGCCAGAATAAAATCCTTACTACCGCCAGCGGCGCTCCCGTTGCGGACAACCAGAATTCCCGTTCTGCCGGCCCGCGCGGTCCGTTGCTCCTCGATGATTTTCATCTGATCGAGAAGCTCGCTCACTTCAACCGCGAAAACATCCCTGAGCGCCGCGTACACGCCAAGGGCTCGGGTGCCTACGGGACCTTCACGGTTACCCAAGACATTACTCAATACACCAGCGCCAAACTGTTCGAATCTGTCGGTAAGCAAACGCCTACCTTCTTGCGGTTCTCCACTGTGGGTGGCGAACGCGGTTCGGCTGACACCGAGCGCGACCCACGCGGCTTCGCCCTGAAGTTCTATACCGAAGAAGGCAACTGGGACATCGTTGGCAACAACACCCCGGTATTCTTCATTCGCGACCCATTGAAGTTCCCTGACTTCATCCACACCCAGAAGCGTCTGCCGCAAAGCAACCTGAAGAGCGCGCAAATGATGTGGGACTTCTGGTCTCACTCGCCAGAGGCGCTGCACCAGGTCACCATCCTGTTCTCGGACCGTGGCATCCCTGATGGCTACCGCCACATGCACGGCTTTGGCAGCCACACCTATAGCCTGATCAACGCCAAGGGCGAGCGTCACTGGGTCAAGTGGCACTACAAGACCAAACAGGGCATCAAGAATCTGGCACCCGCCGAAGCTGCTCGCCTGGCCGGTACTGATCCGGACTATGCCCAGCGCGATCTGTTTGGTGCGATCGAGCGCGGTGATTTCCCGAAATGGCGCGTGTGCATCCAGATCATGACCGAGGCCCAGGCCAACGCTCATTACGAGAATCCTTTCGATGTGACCAAAACCTGGTCGCAGAAGGAATTCCCTTTGATTGAAGTCGGCGAACTGGAGTTGAACCGCAACCCGCAGAACTACTTTGCTGAAGTGGAACAAGCCGCATTCGGCCCAAGCAACATGGTTCCAGGCGTCGGCCTGTCGCCGGATCGCATGCTGCAAGGTCGTGTATTCGCCTACGCAGATGCCCACCGCTACCGTGTCGGCACCAATCACCAGCACTTGCCGGTGAACGCCCCACGTAGCCCGGTGAACAGCTACCAGCGTGATGGTTCGATGGCGTTCGGCAGCAACGGCGGTGCAGCACCTAACTACGAGCCGAACAGCTACTCCGATGCGCCTAAACAAGCACCTCAATACGCTGAGCCTGCCTTGGCCTTGAGCGGTGCGGCTGATCGCTACGATCACCGTGAAGACACCGATTACTACAGCCATGCCGGTGCACTGTTCCGCTTGATGAGCGATGAGCAGAAAGACTTGCTCACCAACAACATTGCCGGCGCAATGGGGGGTGTTTCCACTGACGTAGTTCAGCGCCAGCTGCAGCATTTCTATAAGGCCGATCCGGCTTATGGAGAAGCAATCGCAAAGGCACTGGGTGTATCGCTTAACTGA
- the rplQ gene encoding 50S ribosomal protein L17, with translation MRHRKSGRHLSRTSSHRKAMFQNMAVSLFEHELIKTTLPKAKELRRVAEPLITLAKTDSLANRRLAFDRTRSKAIVGKLFNDLGKRYATREGGYLRILKCGFRAGDNAPMAYVELVDRATAGEAVSAE, from the coding sequence ATGCGTCATCGTAAAAGTGGTCGTCACCTGAGCCGTACCAGCTCGCACCGCAAGGCCATGTTCCAAAACATGGCGGTGTCGCTGTTCGAGCACGAGCTGATCAAAACTACACTGCCGAAAGCTAAAGAACTGCGTCGCGTTGCTGAGCCGCTGATCACTTTGGCCAAGACAGACAGCCTGGCTAACCGCCGTCTGGCTTTCGACCGTACTCGTTCGAAAGCTATTGTTGGTAAGCTCTTCAACGACCTGGGCAAGCGTTACGCTACCCGTGAGGGTGGCTACCTGCGCATCCTCAAGTGCGGTTTCCGCGCTGGCGACAACGCGCCTATGGCGTACGTCGAGTTGGTTGATCGTGCTACTGCTGGCGAAGCTGTAAGCGCCGAGTAA
- a CDS encoding DNA-directed RNA polymerase subunit alpha: MQISVNEFLTPRHIDVQVVSPTRAKITLEPLERGFGHTLGNALRRILLSSMPGCAVVEAEIDGVLHEYSAIEGVQEDVIEILLNLKGLAIKLHGRDEVTLTLSKKGSGVVTAADIQLDHDVEIVNPDHVIANLASNGALNMKLTVARGRGYEPADSRQSDEDESRSIGRLQLDSSFSPVRRIAYVVENARVEQRTNLDKLVIDLETNGTLDPEEAIRRAATILQQQLAAFVDLKGDSEPVVIEQEDEIDPILLRPVDDLELTVRSANCLKAENIYYIGDLIQRTEVELLKTPNLGKKSLTEIKDVLASRGLSLGMRLDNWPPASLKKDDKATA, encoded by the coding sequence ATGCAGATTTCGGTAAATGAGTTCCTGACACCCCGCCACATTGATGTGCAGGTTGTCAGTCCAACCCGCGCCAAAATTACTCTCGAGCCTCTCGAGCGTGGTTTTGGCCACACCCTGGGCAACGCGCTACGCCGCATCCTGTTGTCCTCAATGCCCGGCTGTGCAGTAGTCGAGGCCGAGATTGACGGTGTGCTCCACGAGTACAGCGCCATCGAAGGTGTACAGGAAGACGTAATTGAAATCCTGTTGAACCTTAAAGGTCTGGCTATCAAGCTGCACGGCCGTGACGAAGTTACGCTGACCTTGTCGAAGAAGGGTTCGGGGGTGGTTACCGCTGCCGATATTCAGCTGGATCATGATGTCGAGATCGTTAACCCCGATCACGTAATCGCTAACCTGGCGTCTAACGGCGCCCTGAACATGAAGCTCACTGTAGCTCGTGGTCGTGGTTATGAACCGGCCGACTCGCGTCAGAGCGATGAAGACGAAAGCCGCAGCATTGGTCGCTTGCAGCTTGACTCTTCGTTCAGCCCGGTTCGCCGTATCGCATACGTGGTGGAAAACGCCCGTGTCGAACAGCGTACTAACCTGGACAAGCTGGTTATTGATCTGGAAACCAACGGTACCCTGGATCCTGAAGAGGCTATCCGCCGCGCTGCAACCATCCTGCAACAGCAGTTGGCTGCGTTCGTCGACCTCAAAGGTGACAGCGAACCAGTGGTAATCGAGCAGGAAGACGAGATCGATCCGATCCTGCTTCGCCCGGTTGACGATCTGGAACTGACTGTACGTTCGGCTAACTGCCTTAAGGCGGAAAACATTTACTACATCGGTGACCTGATTCAGCGTACCGAAGTAGAACTGTTGAAGACTCCGAACCTGGGCAAGAAATCCTTGACTGAAATCAAGGACGTTCTGGCCTCCCGCGGTCTGTCCCTCGGCATGCGCCTCGACAACTGGCCGCCTGCAAGTCTTAAGAAGGACGACAAGGCGACTGCCTGA